In Nitrospira sp., a single genomic region encodes these proteins:
- a CDS encoding pitrilysin family protein yields MNNRLRLRLRFRASTNAKILGMVIFGGGLLLSLNLNLNLLYAAAPGLAERVIEHKLANGLTVLMVERHQTPIVSINMTFAVGGVNEQAGQTGLAHLYEHMAFKGTRTIGTKDYAKEKPLLDELSRAGTELEQRQRDAARRSQERPADPDEQAAIAALQQRVKDLQEQAALYVSGNEMALLYQRHGGVGLNAATGKDLTRYMINLPSNRLPLWAAIEADRMANPVLREFYKERGVVMEERRLRNDDSPSGLLFETFTSAAFRAHPYGVPTIGWESDILSLTPATTEAFFKTYYGPGRATIGIVGDINPKDVIALIEKTFGKIPPAPPPPQIVTVEPPQRGERRVEVEFDAEPSLAIGFHKPGLGHPDDYVFDVIDEILTDGLTSRLYTKLVLGGRLASSVNSDANYPGVRAPNLFVLQATPLAPHTTAEVEAAILAELERLKSEPVTAKELEKVLNNLDADLVRALRSNSGLASQLALYQTVAGDWRYMLNARDKIAAVTPADIQRVASEYFTKSNRTVATLVKKVAVKQAAAAPAGEVTR; encoded by the coding sequence ATGAACAACAGGCTGAGATTGAGGTTAAGGTTCAGGGCGAGTACAAACGCAAAAATTCTCGGGATGGTGATCTTCGGCGGCGGGCTGCTCCTGAGTCTGAACCTGAACCTCAATCTGCTTTATGCCGCCGCGCCGGGCTTGGCAGAGCGGGTGATCGAGCACAAACTGGCCAACGGCTTGACGGTGCTGATGGTCGAGCGGCATCAAACGCCCATCGTCTCGATCAACATGACCTTCGCGGTCGGCGGCGTCAACGAACAGGCCGGACAGACCGGGCTTGCGCACTTGTACGAGCACATGGCCTTCAAGGGAACAAGAACGATCGGGACCAAGGACTACGCGAAAGAGAAGCCGCTCCTCGACGAGCTGTCGCGCGCCGGTACGGAGCTCGAACAGCGACAGCGCGATGCGGCTCGGCGATCTCAGGAACGGCCCGCAGACCCGGACGAGCAAGCCGCCATCGCCGCCCTGCAGCAGCGGGTAAAAGACCTGCAAGAACAAGCCGCCCTGTATGTGTCCGGCAACGAGATGGCGCTGCTGTACCAGCGTCATGGCGGGGTGGGACTGAACGCGGCGACCGGGAAGGATTTGACCCGGTACATGATCAACCTGCCCTCCAACCGGTTGCCGCTGTGGGCGGCGATCGAGGCCGACCGTATGGCCAACCCGGTGCTCAGGGAATTTTATAAGGAGCGGGGCGTGGTCATGGAAGAGCGGCGACTGCGCAACGACGACAGCCCGAGCGGCCTGCTCTTCGAAACCTTTACCTCGGCCGCCTTCCGCGCCCATCCCTATGGGGTCCCGACGATCGGGTGGGAATCCGACATTCTGTCCTTGACGCCCGCTACCACGGAGGCGTTTTTCAAGACGTATTACGGCCCGGGCCGCGCCACGATCGGCATCGTGGGCGACATCAACCCGAAGGACGTGATCGCCTTGATCGAGAAGACGTTCGGGAAGATTCCGCCCGCGCCGCCCCCGCCGCAGATCGTGACGGTCGAACCCCCGCAGCGCGGGGAGCGCCGGGTGGAAGTCGAGTTCGACGCGGAGCCTTCCTTGGCCATCGGCTTCCACAAGCCGGGCCTCGGACATCCGGACGATTACGTGTTCGACGTGATCGACGAGATCCTGACGGATGGATTGACGTCGCGTTTGTATACCAAACTGGTGCTGGGCGGCAGGCTCGCCTCCTCGGTCAACTCGGACGCCAACTATCCGGGCGTGCGCGCCCCCAATCTGTTCGTGCTGCAGGCGACGCCGCTGGCGCCTCATACGACGGCGGAGGTCGAAGCCGCGATACTGGCCGAGTTGGAGCGGCTCAAGAGCGAGCCGGTCACCGCGAAGGAATTGGAGAAGGTGCTCAATAATTTGGATGCGGATCTGGTCCGGGCGCTGCGTTCCAACAGCGGGCTCGCCTCTCAGCTCGCCCTCTATCAGACCGTGGCCGGGGATTGGCGGTACATGCTCAATGCGCGAGACAAAATTGCGGCGGTCACGCCGGCGGACATTCAACGCGTGGCCTCGGAATACTTCACCAAATCAAATCGAACCGTGGCGACGTTGGTCAAGAAGGTCGCAGTGAAACAGGCGGCCGCGGCGCCGGCCGGTGAGGTGACTCGATGA
- the kdpF gene encoding K(+)-transporting ATPase subunit F: MNVMYWFGAALSVSLLIYLLVALLKPEKF, encoded by the coding sequence ATGAACGTGATGTACTGGTTCGGCGCCGCGCTTTCCGTGAGCCTCCTGATCTATCTCCTGGTGGCATTGCTCAAGCCGGAGAAGTTCTGA
- a CDS encoding DUF1566 domain-containing protein: MPKRRRCAALAIAGTCCCLATASIAADPPGGPRFTLVMDGAGVRDGGTGLIWEQEPDREHDVWSRSIERCRTKEVGGRKTWRAPSVDELKTLIDPSQHDPALPPGHPFSNIKSEIYWTATPDPKDEIVAWQVSFFSGEPVTDQKSGTRRMWCVLDEPNQ, from the coding sequence ATGCCCAAGAGACGACGATGTGCCGCTCTGGCGATAGCGGGAACCTGTTGCTGTCTTGCGACGGCCTCCATCGCGGCTGATCCGCCAGGCGGCCCTCGATTCACCCTGGTCATGGACGGGGCTGGCGTGCGGGATGGCGGGACCGGTTTGATCTGGGAGCAGGAACCGGATCGTGAACATGACGTTTGGAGCCGATCGATCGAACGCTGCAGGACGAAGGAGGTCGGGGGTCGCAAGACGTGGCGTGCCCCATCCGTCGACGAACTGAAAACCCTGATCGACCCGTCGCAGCATGATCCGGCGCTGCCGCCCGGTCATCCCTTCTCGAACATCAAATCAGAGATCTACTGGACGGCGACGCCGGATCCCAAGGACGAGATCGTCGCCTGGCAAGTCAGTTTCTTCAGCGGCGAACCGGTGACCGACCAGAAGTCCGGCACCCGCCGCATGTGGTGCGTCCTCGACGAGCCGAATCAATGA
- a CDS encoding site-2 protease family protein produces MGLFCLTIFTTLWAGAYQAYGGTVRGPVDFLLAHPDRLWKGLPFAGTLLFILVTHELGHYVLSQIHRVPASLPLFIPGPPHFIGTFGAIIRMRGPILNRRALFDIGVAGPLAGFIVAVIALIIGLHLSTVVDRTATFGLQLGEPLLLQFLSWIVIGALPPQADVVLHPVAFAAWFGLFVTSLNLIPIGQLDGGHVAYALWGSRQRTMAFAIVPMLIVLGFVGWPGWFVWAFMAGLWGLGHPPVRNPNMPLGTARMIVGWLALVVFVVTFAPIPFSFH; encoded by the coding sequence GTGGGACTGTTCTGTCTTACGATCTTCACGACCTTGTGGGCCGGCGCGTATCAAGCCTACGGCGGTACGGTGAGGGGGCCGGTCGATTTTCTCCTCGCGCATCCGGACAGGCTCTGGAAGGGCCTGCCGTTTGCGGGAACGCTGTTGTTCATCCTCGTCACCCACGAACTCGGCCATTATGTACTGTCACAAATTCATCGGGTGCCCGCCTCGCTGCCTCTCTTTATTCCGGGCCCGCCTCATTTCATCGGGACGTTCGGCGCCATCATCCGCATGCGGGGGCCGATCCTCAATCGTCGGGCTCTCTTCGACATCGGGGTCGCGGGCCCCTTGGCGGGCTTCATCGTCGCGGTCATCGCGTTGATCATCGGGCTACACTTGTCCACGGTGGTGGACCGGACCGCGACGTTCGGATTGCAACTGGGAGAGCCGCTCCTGCTCCAGTTTCTCTCCTGGATCGTGATCGGGGCGCTCCCGCCGCAGGCCGATGTGGTCCTGCATCCCGTGGCCTTCGCCGCGTGGTTCGGTCTCTTCGTGACGTCCTTGAATCTCATTCCCATCGGACAACTCGATGGCGGTCACGTCGCCTATGCGCTGTGGGGCTCGCGTCAGCGCACGATGGCATTCGCCATCGTGCCGATGTTGATCGTTCTCGGATTCGTCGGATGGCCTGGTTGGTTCGTCTGGGCCTTCATGGCGGGTCTTTGGGGTCTCGGACATCCTCCGGTCCGGAACCCGAACATGCCGCTCGGTACCGCCAGAATGATCGTGGGATGGCTGGCCCTTGTGGTATTTGTCGTCACCTTCGCGCCGATCCCGTTCTCCTTTCACTAA
- the pyk gene encoding pyruvate kinase, which produces MRKAKIVCTIGPATESVAALGRLIEQGMDAARLNFSHGTHASHGRAIQAVREAAAGRRVAVAIIQDVQGPRIRVDEMSEQGLEVAAGQSVRLRTALARSGGQLAQSGAQDAQMDAASGARSGGQIDVPVTYQHLARDVRPGGRILIDDGLIELTVTRIAGGVVECLVVTGGRILSHKGINLPGTNVSAPTLTEKDREDIRFGVAAGVDYIALSFVRGPEDIEAAKQLVAGCGRDVPIIAKIERVEAVNALPAILDAADGVMIARGDLGVEMGAEAVPVLQKRIIAEANRRRRLVITATQMLESMTQRASPTRAEASDVANAVFDGTDAVMLSAETAIGRYPVETVRVMDRIIRAAEEGIEPSALRRRDADGDARSCSEAICTAASTAAWAITASAIVAFSELGATARLISKQRPAAPIVAFTPFELVRQRMALYWGVIPHCMHQIAQTDERVHEAERRLKAEGFVKPGERIVILSGTQIGQPGGTNLMKLHEVP; this is translated from the coding sequence ATGAGAAAAGCCAAGATCGTCTGCACGATCGGTCCGGCCACTGAGTCCGTGGCCGCGCTGGGTCGCCTCATCGAGCAGGGGATGGATGCCGCGAGACTGAATTTCTCCCACGGCACGCATGCCTCGCACGGCCGCGCCATCCAGGCTGTTCGCGAAGCCGCCGCCGGCCGTCGGGTCGCGGTCGCCATCATTCAGGACGTTCAAGGACCGCGCATCAGGGTGGACGAGATGAGCGAACAGGGTTTGGAGGTCGCAGCAGGGCAATCAGTGCGACTGCGGACGGCGCTGGCCAGGTCGGGCGGTCAACTGGCCCAATCGGGCGCTCAGGACGCTCAGATGGATGCCGCGTCCGGGGCGAGGTCCGGGGGTCAGATCGACGTTCCCGTGACCTACCAGCACTTGGCTCGCGACGTCAGGCCGGGGGGCCGCATTCTCATCGACGACGGCCTGATCGAGCTGACGGTCACTCGAATTGCCGGCGGCGTCGTCGAGTGCTTGGTCGTCACCGGCGGGCGCATCCTCTCGCACAAAGGCATCAATCTGCCCGGGACGAACGTCAGTGCCCCCACGCTGACGGAGAAGGATCGCGAGGACATCCGGTTCGGAGTCGCGGCGGGTGTGGATTATATTGCACTGTCGTTTGTCCGCGGACCGGAGGACATCGAGGCCGCGAAGCAGTTGGTCGCCGGCTGCGGGCGGGACGTGCCGATCATCGCCAAGATCGAACGCGTCGAGGCTGTGAACGCCTTGCCCGCCATTCTGGACGCCGCGGACGGCGTCATGATCGCGCGCGGCGACCTGGGTGTCGAGATGGGGGCCGAAGCCGTGCCGGTCCTACAGAAGCGTATTATTGCCGAGGCCAACCGCCGTCGACGGCTGGTCATTACGGCGACCCAGATGTTGGAATCCATGACCCAGCGTGCCAGTCCGACCAGAGCCGAAGCCTCCGATGTCGCCAACGCGGTGTTCGACGGCACCGATGCCGTGATGCTGTCGGCGGAAACCGCCATCGGACGCTACCCGGTCGAAACGGTTCGGGTCATGGATCGGATCATCCGAGCCGCGGAGGAAGGGATTGAGCCCTCAGCCCTGCGCCGGCGTGACGCCGACGGCGACGCGCGGTCCTGTTCGGAGGCGATCTGCACCGCGGCATCCACGGCCGCCTGGGCCATCACGGCCAGCGCGATCGTGGCCTTCAGCGAGTTGGGCGCGACGGCGCGGTTGATCTCCAAGCAGCGGCCTGCGGCTCCGATCGTCGCCTTCACCCCGTTCGAGCTCGTTCGTCAGCGGATGGCGCTCTATTGGGGCGTGATCCCGCATTGCATGCACCAGATTGCGCAAACGGACGAGCGGGTTCACGAAGCGGAACGTCGCTTGAAGGCGGAGGGGTTCGTGAAACCGGGCGAACGGATCGTCATCCTGTCCGGGACGCAGATCGGACAGCCGGGAGGCACGAATCTCATGAAGTTGCACGAGGTCCCATGA
- a CDS encoding HAD-IA family hydrolase, which translates to MGKTPVDLLIFDLDGTLIESKWDIAASVNLTLAELGLPERRLEEIFGFVGDGVKKLLRQAVGENNPDRFDEALRVFRGHYLAHCLDRTRFYPGIERALQHFGRTSKAVATNKSIEFTNVILQGLGAQHFQFVVGGDNGFGLKPEPGMLLHVMERLQAAPDRTVLVGDSTNDINGGHNAGIRVCAVGYGMGNRERMTACRPDWFIERPEQLMEIFE; encoded by the coding sequence ATGGGAAAAACGCCGGTCGACTTGCTGATATTCGATTTGGACGGCACGCTGATCGAATCGAAATGGGACATCGCTGCCTCCGTGAATTTGACGCTGGCGGAGCTCGGGCTGCCGGAGCGCCGTCTCGAGGAGATTTTCGGTTTCGTCGGAGATGGCGTGAAGAAGTTGCTGAGGCAGGCGGTGGGAGAGAACAATCCGGACCGTTTCGACGAGGCGCTGCGGGTCTTTCGAGGGCATTACCTGGCGCATTGCCTCGACCGCACGCGTTTTTACCCGGGCATCGAGCGGGCGTTGCAGCATTTTGGGCGCACCAGCAAGGCGGTGGCCACCAACAAGTCCATCGAATTCACCAACGTGATCCTGCAGGGCCTCGGCGCGCAGCATTTTCAGTTCGTCGTCGGCGGCGACAACGGGTTCGGCCTCAAACCGGAACCGGGCATGTTGCTGCACGTCATGGAACGCCTGCAGGCCGCGCCGGACCGGACTGTGTTGGTGGGGGACAGCACCAACGACATCAACGGCGGCCATAACGCCGGAATCCGCGTCTGCGCGGTCGGCTACGGCATGGGCAACCGGGAGCGCATGACCGCCTGCCGCCCAGACTGGTTCATTGAACGACCGGAACAACTGATGGAGATATTCGAATGA
- a CDS encoding pitrilysin family protein — translation MNVVNLVRSTSPRTGLASGMAAFALLFPLMVAAGDDATTADPRAMKFDPVEFTPPEPDRVVLENGMVVYLLEDHELPLITLSATLRTGAWLDPAEKVGLAAITGTAMRTGGGGTRSAEQVDQELEQFAADVGIAIGRLSGSASLDVLSKDFKRGLDIFAGLLRSPSFEPARLELAKLQAIESIRRRQDNPGSIVSREFLKQLYGSDHPSARESTVESIRRITRADLVAFHGKTVYPNGMILGVTGDFRKDEMLAMLREAFGDWKKGEVPDLKIPDARGSAASAPVIRFVGKETSQTHLRVGHLSIKETDPDYPALALANDILGGSSFRSRLFNDVRTKRGLAYSVGSRLTAGVHDQGVWLMRAETKLPSTQEVITRFVANLERIRTDVVSEEELAEAKEAYVNSFVFSFPNSAAVVNRLIELEYDGLPKDFLQQLRARVVALKREELLAAAQKHLHPDRLTIVAVGPGGALPKMLSGFGEVKEIRLEPES, via the coding sequence ATGAATGTCGTGAACCTTGTACGATCGACTAGTCCGCGAACCGGCTTGGCCTCAGGGATGGCCGCCTTCGCGTTGCTGTTTCCGTTGATGGTCGCCGCGGGCGACGACGCGACGACCGCCGATCCGAGGGCGATGAAGTTCGATCCGGTCGAATTCACTCCGCCCGAACCAGACCGGGTGGTGCTCGAGAACGGGATGGTGGTCTATCTTCTTGAGGACCACGAACTGCCCTTGATCACCCTGTCCGCGACCCTGCGCACGGGAGCCTGGCTTGATCCGGCGGAGAAAGTCGGTCTGGCCGCGATCACCGGTACGGCCATGCGCACCGGCGGCGGCGGCACACGCTCGGCCGAGCAGGTGGATCAGGAACTCGAGCAGTTCGCCGCCGACGTCGGCATCGCGATCGGGCGGTTGTCCGGTTCCGCCTCGCTCGACGTCCTGAGCAAGGATTTCAAGCGCGGCCTCGACATCTTCGCCGGACTGCTCCGCTCCCCCTCCTTCGAGCCGGCTCGGCTGGAGCTCGCCAAGCTTCAGGCGATCGAGAGCATCCGGCGGCGACAGGACAATCCCGGTTCCATCGTCAGCCGCGAGTTTCTGAAGCAGCTGTACGGTTCCGACCATCCGAGCGCCAGGGAGAGCACGGTCGAGTCCATCCGGCGGATCACGCGCGCGGACCTGGTGGCCTTCCACGGGAAGACCGTGTATCCGAACGGCATGATCCTGGGGGTGACCGGCGACTTTCGGAAGGACGAGATGCTGGCGATGCTGCGGGAGGCCTTCGGGGACTGGAAGAAGGGGGAGGTGCCGGATCTGAAGATCCCCGATGCCAGGGGGTCGGCGGCCTCGGCGCCGGTGATCCGGTTCGTCGGCAAGGAAACGAGCCAGACGCATCTTCGGGTCGGCCATTTGTCCATCAAGGAGACCGATCCAGACTATCCGGCCCTCGCGTTGGCCAACGACATTCTCGGAGGCAGTTCGTTCCGGAGCCGCCTCTTCAACGATGTCCGGACCAAACGGGGATTGGCCTACTCGGTCGGGAGCCGCCTCACGGCGGGGGTGCACGATCAGGGCGTCTGGCTGATGCGGGCTGAAACGAAGCTGCCGTCCACACAGGAAGTGATCACCCGGTTTGTGGCCAACCTCGAGCGCATTCGCACCGATGTGGTGTCGGAGGAGGAACTGGCGGAGGCCAAGGAAGCGTATGTGAACTCCTTCGTCTTTTCGTTTCCGAATTCCGCCGCCGTCGTCAATCGGTTGATCGAACTTGAGTATGACGGGCTGCCGAAGGACTTCTTACAGCAACTGCGCGCCCGCGTCGTCGCGCTCAAGCGGGAGGAGCTGCTTGCCGCGGCGCAGAAACACCTGCATCCCGACCGGTTGACGATTGTGGCCGTCGGGCCGGGTGGCGCATTGCCGAAGATGTTGTCTGGATTCGGGGAGGTCAAGGAAATCAGGCTTGAGCCAGAAAGCTAG
- a CDS encoding 6-phosphofructokinase has translation MEQPTRRLDFVTIDGLLTYGELLARRQAHEDLLLPTPPPPATDRRRSAEAAVEAVRSFVHRAKIGFEDAAAYREARRALLAGPCAGDPLVFFAAWNTCLALGELQPLLHAPIRTVSKPMHRRPVAIVPRVDLTPQLAEGRIVLDLGDDRFWLLPRDLADRTLLFTMRHGVSRIESKTHRVGCRLMNRLDPERGFSRADSVGAALARMVGVVAQQLDFLHLSNYLNPHTFLHFISRSPNTKQLFHRVVAALVPDSGSRPEPALEPALESSDFGWVTGMEKTLEAEEAARAFGVDVKSAKSLLKDPLYCYPGGNSFFDLYVDVIDGLHGVGAAHPGKVACLYTHSSTLRALMIYLDARPFHEAFTEFSDYKESQDNVVLLTFEHGRLSGYSTAVGLSERERIAREAWQTVERERRDHVTLKPRQVKRLIALVSGGDFAGAGAALKELRVTGNRFGLEVRFVRHGFLGLANNWIEAVTEHDTRGMSSLASSPIGSSRFEDFKDERVQQAAMRHLAPYANDSVVVVLGGDGSLRGARAIYENFGVQVIGLPGTIDNNIDGTTSLGFHSAVALANQSIESLKATSSAMGSIFFVEVMGAGSGHLALACAYQARAEGLLVNEHPDPDAYIDEIILGTLKRTLGVPNKSHLFVVAERTPHRHHREGGVHGLVDHIADTIAQWPQRQIKAGQYPLTLATKATILGHTLRGAPPTPEDKTIAQHLAYETVRRVVEAPDTIVGCMVAYRDQATLDTIPLHAVSPKPFNWALFARMHGSETTE, from the coding sequence ATGGAGCAGCCAACCCGACGACTTGATTTCGTAACGATCGACGGGCTGTTGACATACGGAGAGCTCCTGGCGCGGCGGCAAGCGCACGAGGATCTGCTGCTCCCTACCCCACCTCCGCCGGCGACCGATCGACGCCGGTCGGCCGAGGCCGCCGTCGAAGCGGTCCGTTCGTTCGTTCACCGAGCCAAAATAGGATTCGAAGACGCCGCCGCCTACCGGGAGGCCAGACGGGCGCTTCTCGCAGGCCCTTGCGCGGGCGATCCGCTGGTGTTCTTCGCCGCCTGGAACACCTGTCTGGCATTGGGCGAGCTCCAGCCGCTGTTGCACGCGCCGATCCGAACGGTGTCCAAACCGATGCATCGCCGCCCCGTGGCCATCGTGCCCCGGGTCGATCTCACCCCCCAATTGGCCGAGGGCCGGATCGTCCTAGACCTGGGCGACGATCGATTCTGGCTGTTGCCCCGTGACCTTGCAGACCGGACCCTCTTGTTCACGATGCGCCATGGCGTTTCCCGCATCGAGAGCAAAACCCATCGGGTCGGGTGCCGCCTGATGAACCGACTTGACCCGGAACGGGGATTTTCCCGCGCGGACTCGGTCGGGGCCGCGTTGGCCCGCATGGTCGGCGTGGTGGCTCAGCAACTCGATTTTCTTCACCTGTCCAACTATCTCAACCCGCACACCTTTCTGCACTTCATCAGCCGCAGCCCCAACACCAAACAACTCTTCCACCGCGTCGTCGCTGCCCTCGTGCCGGACTCGGGATCAAGACCGGAGCCGGCGCTGGAGCCGGCGCTGGAGTCATCGGATTTCGGGTGGGTCACCGGGATGGAGAAAACGTTGGAGGCCGAGGAAGCGGCCAGAGCATTCGGCGTCGACGTGAAGAGCGCGAAGTCTCTGCTCAAGGATCCCCTCTATTGCTACCCGGGCGGCAACTCGTTCTTCGACCTGTACGTAGACGTGATCGACGGTCTCCATGGCGTCGGAGCCGCACACCCGGGCAAGGTCGCCTGCCTGTATACGCACAGCTCGACGCTCCGCGCGCTGATGATCTATTTGGATGCTCGGCCGTTCCACGAAGCCTTTACGGAGTTCAGCGACTATAAAGAGAGCCAGGACAACGTCGTGCTCCTGACCTTTGAACACGGACGGCTCTCTGGCTACTCTACGGCGGTCGGCCTCTCCGAGCGGGAGCGGATCGCGCGGGAGGCCTGGCAGACGGTCGAGCGGGAACGCAGAGATCACGTCACCCTCAAGCCTCGGCAGGTGAAGCGGCTCATCGCTCTCGTTTCGGGAGGAGACTTCGCCGGCGCCGGCGCCGCGCTCAAGGAATTGCGCGTGACCGGCAACCGGTTCGGGCTGGAGGTGCGTTTTGTCCGTCACGGGTTTCTCGGTCTCGCGAACAATTGGATCGAAGCCGTCACCGAACACGACACGCGGGGGATGAGCAGCCTGGCCAGCAGTCCCATCGGCAGCAGCCGGTTCGAAGATTTCAAGGACGAGCGGGTCCAACAGGCGGCGATGCGACACCTCGCCCCCTACGCCAACGACAGCGTCGTCGTCGTGCTGGGAGGCGACGGCAGCCTGCGAGGCGCGCGGGCCATTTACGAAAACTTCGGCGTGCAGGTTATCGGACTTCCGGGCACCATCGACAACAACATCGACGGCACCACCTCGCTCGGATTTCATTCAGCCGTGGCGCTCGCCAACCAGTCCATCGAGTCGCTCAAGGCCACGAGTTCGGCCATGGGCAGCATTTTCTTCGTCGAAGTGATGGGCGCCGGATCAGGACATTTGGCTCTGGCATGCGCCTATCAGGCGCGGGCGGAGGGTCTGTTGGTCAACGAGCACCCGGATCCGGACGCCTACATCGACGAGATCATCCTGGGAACGCTGAAGCGCACGCTGGGCGTCCCCAATAAGAGTCATCTGTTCGTGGTGGCGGAGCGCACGCCTCACCGCCATCACCGGGAAGGAGGCGTGCACGGTCTGGTCGACCACATCGCCGACACGATCGCGCAATGGCCGCAGCGACAGATAAAAGCCGGTCAATATCCGCTGACGCTTGCCACCAAGGCCACCATTCTCGGCCACACGCTCAGAGGCGCGCCGCCCACGCCTGAAGACAAGACCATCGCCCAACACCTGGCCTACGAAACCGTCAGACGGGTGGTGGAGGCGCCCGACACGATCGTGGGCTGTATGGTCGCCTATCGCGATCAGGCGACCCTCGACACCATTCCGCTCCACGCCGTATCACCCAAACCGTTCAATTGGGCGCTCTTTGCCCGGATGCACGGCAGCGAAACGACGGAGTGA
- a CDS encoding GYD domain-containing protein has protein sequence MVTYVMLLNWTDQGIRNVKDSPKRLDAVKKLAKELGGEVKSFYMTLGGYDLVLILDMPNNDKQAAFALKLGSSGNVRSTTLKAFPEEDYRRILAALP, from the coding sequence ATGGTGACCTATGTCATGCTGCTCAACTGGACGGATCAGGGCATCCGAAACGTCAAAGATTCGCCGAAGCGTTTGGACGCCGTGAAAAAGCTCGCAAAGGAGTTGGGGGGCGAGGTCAAGTCCTTCTACATGACGCTCGGAGGGTATGATCTGGTCCTCATCCTCGACATGCCGAACAACGACAAGCAGGCCGCCTTTGCGCTCAAACTCGGCTCGTCGGGGAACGTGCGCTCGACGACGCTGAAAGCGTTTCCCGAGGAGGACTACCGCCGCATCCTTGCCGCGCTCCCCTAG
- a CDS encoding MBL fold metallo-hydrolase has product MPLEDDLCDILKKARGGLGLSIRAVARASGVSDAEIAGLERGNRPPDRQTVRALAEALGLRPDPLIGMVIENWQPAERHTPPWVETIYGSVGGYGVQGYLLHDGGEALVIDTGYNAPAMIAALINRRLRLVGICLTHGHSDHARGIDRLLAHREVPVFLGTADITLLDWQPQTGLLTSPPDGMTIRVGDRTVRCLTTPGHTPGGICYRVEDPEQPLCFVGDTLFAGSIGRSNPGALYETHLDSVRRRLLTLSAEIRLLPGHGPATTVAEEREHNPFVSFG; this is encoded by the coding sequence ATGCCGCTGGAAGACGACCTGTGCGACATCCTGAAGAAGGCACGCGGGGGGCTTGGGCTCTCGATCCGAGCGGTCGCGCGCGCGTCGGGGGTGAGCGACGCAGAAATTGCCGGACTTGAGCGGGGGAATCGGCCGCCCGATCGCCAGACGGTTCGAGCATTGGCCGAGGCTCTGGGGCTCAGGCCCGATCCGTTGATCGGGATGGTGATCGAGAACTGGCAGCCGGCCGAACGGCATACGCCACCCTGGGTGGAGACCATCTACGGATCAGTCGGCGGCTATGGCGTGCAAGGCTACCTGCTCCATGACGGTGGAGAGGCCCTGGTGATCGATACGGGCTACAATGCGCCGGCCATGATCGCCGCACTCATCAATCGGCGCCTGCGCCTGGTCGGCATCTGCCTGACCCACGGGCACTCCGACCATGCCCGGGGGATCGACCGGTTGCTGGCTCATCGAGAGGTGCCGGTGTTCCTTGGGACGGCCGACATCACCCTGCTGGATTGGCAGCCGCAGACCGGACTCCTCACGTCGCCTCCAGATGGTATGACCATCAGGGTCGGGGATAGGACGGTCCGGTGTCTGACGACACCCGGTCACACACCGGGCGGAATCTGCTACCGGGTGGAAGACCCAGAGCAGCCCCTCTGCTTCGTGGGTGATACGCTCTTCGCCGGCTCGATCGGGCGTTCGAATCCCGGCGCCCTCTACGAGACACACCTCGATTCGGTCCGCCGCCGTCTCCTCACGCTCTCGGCCGAGATTCGCTTGCTGCCCGGACACGGTCCGGCGACGACGGTGGCGGAGGAACGAGAGCACAACCCGTTCGTCTCCTTCGGCTGA